One window of the Desulfobulbaceae bacterium genome contains the following:
- a CDS encoding MinD/ParA family protein yields the protein MNQADTLEKIMNISTTSTPKTRGQVLEPPRVLSVTSGKGGVGKSNLTTNLGYKLATQGKKVLILDADINLANVDILLGLTPQYNLHHVLMGERSLDEVIIEGPGGIQILPGSSGIMELATLSESQKMYFLAEMEEVGKRIDILLIDTAAGINENVVYFNLVAQERIVILTPEPTALTDAYALIKVLSSKHDVKKFRIVINQAATEKEALAVFRQLTLVCDQFLGTLSLDFLGYIPYDKNLIKAVRSQRLVTELFKDTPASKMIGKIANQLLEDRPELATDGNIKFFWQRIFEQ from the coding sequence ATGAATCAGGCAGACACATTGGAAAAAATAATGAACATATCGACCACATCAACACCTAAAACAAGGGGGCAAGTACTGGAACCGCCCCGAGTTCTGAGTGTGACCAGCGGCAAAGGTGGCGTTGGCAAGTCCAACCTCACTACAAATCTGGGTTATAAGCTGGCCACCCAAGGAAAAAAGGTTCTTATCCTTGATGCCGATATCAACCTGGCCAATGTCGATATTCTTCTGGGGCTGACCCCCCAATACAACCTCCACCACGTCCTTATGGGGGAAAGAAGCCTTGACGAAGTTATCATTGAAGGGCCGGGAGGTATTCAAATACTGCCCGGCAGTTCAGGGATCATGGAACTCGCTACCCTTTCAGAAAGCCAGAAGATGTATTTCCTGGCCGAGATGGAAGAGGTTGGCAAACGCATAGATATACTGCTGATTGACACTGCCGCCGGCATCAATGAAAATGTTGTCTATTTCAATCTGGTCGCCCAGGAACGAATTGTCATTCTGACCCCGGAACCCACCGCCTTAACAGATGCCTATGCCTTGATCAAAGTCCTCTCGTCCAAGCATGATGTCAAAAAATTTAGAATTGTCATAAATCAAGCCGCGACCGAGAAAGAAGCACTGGCAGTTTTTCGCCAGCTCACCCTTGTCTGTGACCAATTTCTCGGCACTCTTTCTCTGGACTTTCTAGGATATATTCCGTATGATAAAAATCTGATCAAAGCGGTGCGTAGCCAACGCTTAGTGACAGAGCTTTTCAAGGACACACCGGCCTCAAAAATGATTGGCAAAATTGCAAACCAGCTGCTTGAAGATCGTCCAGAACTGGCAACTGACGGCAATATAAAATTTTTCTGGCAACGTATATTTGAACAATAA
- a CDS encoding FliA/WhiG family RNA polymerase sigma factor, which translates to MAKQNQQKFKDYTRAYFTGSGKLTPEKRDELILTYTPLIKYIATRLASRLPAHVALDDLISCGIIGLIDAIDKFDLSKNVQFKTYAEFRIRGAMLDELRALDWVPRSVRSKITQLEATYSLMEKKLGRPATEEEMAQSLDLSLEEFHKLLDETKAVTFMDIELLKQRSPEMKASTITDLLNSDSTDPFAALSFAEIRNLVAQAISDLPDKEKLTVSLYYFEELTMKEIGLVLDYTESRISQMHSKAVLRLRSKLKKALMT; encoded by the coding sequence ATGGCTAAACAGAATCAGCAGAAATTTAAAGATTATACTCGGGCCTACTTTACCGGATCAGGAAAGCTCACCCCTGAAAAACGTGATGAGTTAATCCTTACCTATACACCCCTGATAAAATACATTGCTACTCGCCTCGCTTCACGGCTGCCTGCCCATGTCGCCCTTGATGACCTTATCAGTTGCGGTATCATCGGCCTGATCGACGCCATCGACAAATTCGACCTTTCAAAAAACGTACAGTTTAAAACCTATGCGGAGTTTCGCATACGCGGCGCAATGCTTGATGAGCTTCGAGCCCTTGACTGGGTTCCCCGGTCAGTACGAAGCAAAATCACCCAGTTGGAGGCAACCTATTCCTTAATGGAAAAAAAGCTTGGCCGACCTGCCACAGAAGAAGAGATGGCGCAAAGCCTCGATCTTTCTCTGGAAGAGTTCCATAAGCTTTTAGATGAAACTAAGGCTGTAACATTCATGGACATTGAGCTGCTCAAACAGCGCTCACCCGAGATGAAGGCCTCAACAATAACCGATTTGCTCAATTCTGACAGTACAGACCCTTTTGCAGCATTGAGCTTTGCAGAAATTCGCAATCTCGTCGCTCAGGCAATCTCTGACCTGCCCGACAAAGAGAAGCTCACCGTATCCCTGTACTATTTTGAAGAGTTGACAATGAAGGAAATCGGCCTGGTATTGGACTATACCGAGTCACGTATTTCTCAAATGCACAGCAAGGCTGTTTTGCGGCTGCGTTCAAAGCTTAAAAAAGCATTAATGACTTGA